A window from Leptothermofonsia sichuanensis E412 encodes these proteins:
- a CDS encoding DUF167 domain-containing protein has translation MKVLSIKVKPNSKQQAIHQEGDGSLTIRLKSPPVDGKANQELIQLLAKELNVPKSSIRIKSGASSKSKLVEIDSL, from the coding sequence ATGAAAGTCCTCAGCATTAAAGTCAAACCCAATTCTAAGCAGCAGGCAATTCACCAGGAGGGCGATGGGAGCCTCACAATCCGACTCAAGTCCCCTCCTGTGGACGGAAAAGCCAATCAAGAATTGATTCAACTGCTGGCAAAAGAATTGAATGTGCCAAAATCCTCTATTCGGATCAAATCGGGGGCATCCTCAAAAAGTAAGCTGGTTGAGATAGACAGCCTATGA
- a CDS encoding ClpX C4-type zinc finger protein, with the protein MKIDASMLPAGYRTDCKTGLYAEFSSDGHLTHLGYYVDGLPQGWALYLEPGQCRGWAEKTERDEYPENGGNTRLDLIEEIEIEEAQFRVWVERWIEEIHNRADYVLRCSFCQKTQAEVKKLIAGPEAYICNECICLCNEILMEESSM; encoded by the coding sequence ATGAAAATCGATGCTTCCATGCTGCCGGCAGGGTACCGGACAGACTGTAAAACAGGTCTATATGCTGAATTTTCTAGCGATGGTCATCTGACCCATTTAGGCTACTACGTGGACGGGCTACCTCAGGGCTGGGCACTTTACCTGGAACCCGGTCAGTGCCGGGGATGGGCAGAAAAAACTGAACGAGATGAGTATCCAGAGAATGGAGGGAATACCCGACTTGACCTGATAGAAGAAATCGAGATAGAGGAAGCACAATTTCGAGTATGGGTAGAGCGATGGATTGAGGAAATTCACAACCGGGCAGATTATGTTCTGCGCTGCTCGTTCTGCCAGAAAACCCAGGCAGAGGTGAAAAAACTGATTGCCGGACCAGAAGCCTACATTTGCAATGAATGTATTTGCCTTTGCAATGAAATATTGATGGAGGAATCGTCTATGTAG
- a CDS encoding photosystem II S4 domain protein codes for MEFCPRITEFMLPRDELLKTAENREAMARVIDRADQAIKTWEVVQTDFLSPPEYLEVQQAFGRLTEIHLVMSGGYPQAERQRIAIARAELPLDPDQVEVAALEIAGNFLFDLATHRDFLGALLGTGIVRDKVGDIIVLGERGAQAIVVPDLVDFLEMNLKQVRSVPVKTQRIELSELKIREPKKKELTTVEASLRLDAIASAGFGMSRNKMTEMISGGDVRVNWKDITNPSHQVKAGDLIAIRGKGRVEVGEVAITKKDRYRVQLTRFV; via the coding sequence ATGGAATTTTGTCCGCGCATTACTGAATTCATGCTGCCACGAGATGAATTACTGAAAACGGCTGAAAACCGGGAAGCGATGGCACGGGTGATTGACCGGGCCGACCAGGCAATCAAAACCTGGGAAGTTGTGCAAACCGACTTTCTTTCGCCCCCCGAATATCTGGAAGTGCAGCAGGCTTTTGGGCGGCTGACCGAAATTCACCTGGTAATGTCCGGGGGATACCCCCAGGCAGAGCGGCAACGGATTGCGATCGCCCGCGCTGAACTTCCCCTCGATCCCGATCAGGTGGAAGTGGCGGCTCTGGAAATTGCTGGCAACTTTCTGTTTGACCTGGCAACCCATCGAGATTTTTTAGGCGCATTGCTGGGAACGGGAATTGTGCGGGATAAGGTGGGGGATATCATTGTCCTGGGTGAACGGGGTGCCCAGGCAATTGTCGTTCCCGACCTGGTGGATTTTTTGGAAATGAATCTGAAACAGGTGCGTTCGGTACCTGTAAAAACTCAGCGCATTGAGCTGAGTGAACTCAAAATCCGGGAACCAAAGAAAAAAGAATTGACGACGGTAGAAGCGTCGTTACGGCTAGACGCGATCGCCTCCGCCGGGTTTGGCATGTCCCGCAACAAAATGACTGAGATGATCTCTGGCGGTGATGTGCGGGTTAACTGGAAAGATATTACTAATCCCAGCCATCAGGTCAAGGCAGGCGATCTGATCGCTATTCGGGGCAAAGGACGGGTAGAAGTTGGCGAAGTTGCGATAACGAAGAAAGATCGTTATCGGGTACAGTTGACCCGGTTTGTTTAG
- a CDS encoding DUF4278 domain-containing protein — MRLKYRGNDYEYAPRAIETVESPATGQYRGVAAALSSRKKVPVPQSVVTMRYRGIDYIELR, encoded by the coding sequence ATGAGACTGAAGTATCGCGGCAATGATTATGAATACGCTCCAAGGGCGATTGAAACCGTGGAAAGTCCTGCAACTGGACAGTATCGCGGTGTCGCAGCCGCCCTCAGTTCGCGTAAAAAAGTGCCTGTCCCCCAGTCCGTTGTCACCATGAGATATCGCGGTATTGACTATATTGAATTGCGCTAA
- the psbA gene encoding photosystem II q(b) protein: MTIAIKKRPSLDIRTWDWFCDWITSTENRLYIGWFGVLMIPTLLVAITVFTLAFIAAPPVDMEGIREPMLGSLLDGNNLITAAVIPTSAAIGLHFYPIWEAASIDEWLYNGGPYQLIVLHFLIGIFAYMGRQWELSYRLGMRPWIAVAFSAPVAAATAVLLVYPIGQGSFSEGLPLGIAGTFHFMFAFQADHNIMMHPLHMIGVAGVFGGALLSATHGSLVTASLIRETSELESANAGYHFGQQETTYNLMAGHAGYLGRLLVPSLAFRNSRAVHFLLVALPTIGIWSAALGVSVMAFNLNGFNFNQSILDSQGKVIPTNADILNRATLGIQGMHAPNTHHFPEVLASGEAVTVSGLAPAIAVRG, translated from the coding sequence ATGACTATTGCAATTAAGAAGCGACCGTCATTGGATATCAGAACCTGGGACTGGTTCTGTGATTGGATTACCAGTACCGAAAATCGATTATACATTGGCTGGTTTGGTGTACTGATGATTCCAACCTTGCTGGTCGCCATAACGGTTTTCACCCTGGCGTTTATTGCCGCTCCACCTGTAGATATGGAAGGCATTCGTGAGCCAATGCTGGGTTCTCTCCTGGATGGCAATAATTTGATTACAGCGGCAGTAATTCCAACCTCGGCGGCGATCGGATTACACTTCTATCCGATTTGGGAAGCTGCATCCATTGATGAATGGCTTTACAACGGTGGTCCCTATCAATTAATTGTGCTGCACTTTCTGATTGGCATTTTTGCCTATATGGGTCGCCAGTGGGAGTTGAGCTATCGTCTGGGAATGCGCCCCTGGATTGCCGTTGCTTTTTCCGCTCCCGTTGCCGCTGCAACTGCCGTCCTCCTGGTTTACCCGATTGGACAGGGTAGCTTCTCTGAAGGCTTGCCCTTAGGCATCGCAGGCACTTTCCACTTTATGTTTGCCTTCCAGGCTGATCACAATATCATGATGCATCCTTTGCATATGATTGGTGTTGCCGGGGTATTTGGCGGTGCCTTGTTGAGCGCAACTCACGGTTCCCTGGTGACAGCAAGCCTGATCCGGGAAACCTCCGAACTAGAATCAGCGAATGCAGGATATCATTTCGGGCAACAGGAAACCACTTACAACCTGATGGCGGGTCACGCTGGTTATTTAGGGCGGTTACTGGTGCCCTCTCTGGCATTTCGGAACAGTCGGGCTGTGCATTTTTTACTGGTTGCTCTACCCACTATTGGGATCTGGTCTGCGGCTCTGGGTGTGAGTGTGATGGCGTTCAATCTGAATGGGTTTAACTTTAACCAATCCATTTTGGATAGTCAGGGAAAGGTGATTCCCACTAATGCCGATATTCTCAATCGAGCCACCCTGGGTATTCAGGGGATGCACGCTCCTAACACGCACCATTTTCCAGAGGTATTAGCCAGTGGTGAGGCTGTCACTGTGAGTGGTTTAGCTCCAGCGATCGCTGTTCGTGGCTAG
- a CDS encoding DUF433 domain-containing protein — protein sequence MNSATGLLTRITQTPGQCGGRPCIRGMRIRVTDILEMLAENVSVNEILEDFPDLELADIQACLLFAARRTDFPRLYLVRV from the coding sequence ATGAATTCAGCGACTGGCTTGTTAACTCGCATTACTCAAACTCCTGGTCAGTGCGGTGGTCGTCCCTGCATTAGAGGGATGCGAATTCGAGTTACCGATATCTTGGAAATGCTGGCTGAAAACGTGAGTGTTAATGAAATTTTAGAAGATTTTCCCGACTTAGAACTAGCAGATATTCAGGCTTGCTTGCTATTTGCAGCACGACGTACTGATTTTCCTAGACTATACCTTGTCAGGGTATAG